A single region of the Lotus japonicus ecotype B-129 chromosome 4, LjGifu_v1.2 genome encodes:
- the LOC130715105 gene encoding uncharacterized protein LOC130715105: MNCLVLPVSLIRRRFTRYYPLTKDDDQDLDKELESHKAVTVAVGREKRVFLVDPFILQENQFRILMDHTSMKMDQGDKEDHHHHLGFSTKQHGVVFVDVDTILFQHMLWLVHNDYSSLCNLNLKEIIDFYAHDAVW; this comes from the coding sequence ATGAATTGCTTAGTCTTGCCGGTATCATTGATCCGAAGACGCTTCACACGGTATTACCCCTTAACCAAAGATGATGATCAAGATTTGGACAAAGAATTAGAATCCCACAAAGCTGTGACAGTGGCGGTGGGAAGAGAGAAGAGGGTGTTCCTCGTGGACCCTTTCATACTACAAGAGAACCAATTTCGAATTTTGATGGATCACACCTCCATGAAGATGGATCAAGGGGATAAGGAggatcatcaccatcatctcggTTTCTCAACAAAACAACATGGAGTGGTCTTTGTTGATGTTGATACCATTTTGTTTCAGCACATGTTGTGGCTTGTGCATAATGATTACTCTTCTTTGTGCAACCTCAATTTGAAGGAAATTATTGATTTCTATGCTCACGATGCAGTATGGTAA